Proteins from a single region of Paramormyrops kingsleyae isolate MSU_618 chromosome 9, PKINGS_0.4, whole genome shotgun sequence:
- the LOC111838384 gene encoding cathepsin S-like: MWKILFIAALSGGAAALVSQDLDQEWETWKSKFNKSYPNKNEELKRREIWEKNLEMITQHNLEFSKGMHTYDLAMNDRGDLTTEEMSGCLLPFRKRRSV, encoded by the exons ATGTGGAAAATCCTGTTTATCGCCGCACTCTCTGGAGGAGCAGCGGCCCTGGTCAGTCAAGACCTGGATCAGGAATGGGAGACGTGGAAGAGCAAGTTTAACAAGTCCTACCCCAACAAG AATGAAGAGCTGAAACGGAGAGAGATTTGGGAGAAGAACCTGGAAATGATCACCCAGCACAACCTGGAGTTCTCCAAGGGGATGCACACCTATGACCTAGCTATGAACGACCGTGGGGACTTG ACCACAGAAGAGATGTCAGGTTGCCTGCTCCCCTTTCGAAAAAGACGTtcggtctga